The DNA sequence GGACGCGACGCTCGTCGCGGTGCCCGAACTCGTCTCCTTCGCCGAGGACGAGTTCGGCTTCGAGGACGCCGTCGGCGGGATGGGGATGAACCTCGGCGGCACCGTCGAGTGCGGCGACGCCTACGTGACGATGCACCGCGCGGACCACACCAACGGCATCAACACCGGCTACGAGTACTCCGCCGGGCCGCCGGCCGGGTTCGTCGTTTCGGACACGAAGCCGACGCAGGTGTCCGACGAGGAGAGCGAGACGTTCTACCACGCCGGCGACACGGGGCTGATGACGGAGATGCGTGACGTGATCGGTCCACATCTCGAACCCGACGCCGCCGCCGTGCCGGCCGGCGACCACTTCACGATGGGCCCGATGCAGGCCGCCATCGCGGTCGACTGGCTCGACGTCGACCACGCGTTCCCGATGCACTACGACACGTTCCCGCCGATCGAGATCGACACGGACGACTTCGTCAATGAGGTCAGGGGGACCGGGAGCGACGCCGAGGTCCACGTGCTCGACGGCGACGAGACGTTCGACCTGACCGAAGGCTACTGACGGCACCGCGTCCGACCCACGAGACCGGGACCGTCCCCTCGAACTACTCGTTTTTCGCCCGCGACCGTGGCCGAACGTTCCGGAGCAACAACGCTTACGCCGCCGGCCGTCGATACACCGGACGCAATGGCAAAGGAAGTCCACAGCGTCTCCGAGGAGGGGTTCAGCACGACGAGCCAGATCCGCGAGTTCGAGACCACGATCGACGCCGAGGGCGAGGAAGCGCCCGACACGCTCGAAGCGCTGCTCGCCGCGTACGCCGCCTGTTACGTGCCCGCGCTCCGCGTCGGCGCACAGCAGCGCGACGCCGGCGACCTCGGCCGGATCGAGATCGACGCGACCGGCGAACTGAACGACGACGACAAACTGGAGTCGGTCAGCTTCGCCGTCTCGACGGACGCCGACCTGGACGACGACACGGGCGCGGCCGTCGCCGAGCGCGCGCACGAACTCTGCAAGGTCGGCGACGCCGTCAAGGAGAGCCTCGTCGCCGACGTGACGTTCGAGTAACGGACGCGTCGGCCGACCCGAACGTTCGGCGAGGGGAAACCATTTGTCCGTTCTCCCCTAACCGGGGGGTATGACCGACAGCGAGTGGACCGACCGCATCGTGGGGGACCGCATGACGGTCGACCAGGAGTTCTCGACGCAGGTGCGGAACTCGCAGTTCTCGAACCAGGAGTGGGGGATGATCATGACCGCCGTCGAACTTGAGATCGAGGACGCCGACGACCCCGACGCCGCTCGCATCGTCGCGGACACGAGCAAGATCGACCAGGTGCTCCCCGCCATCGACGAGTCCCGGTCGCAGATGAACCAGATGGGTGGGGCCGGCGGCGGTGGCTCCGGGTCGTCCGGCGGCGGGATCGTCGACGGGATCAAGGACGCGCTCGGTCTCGGTGGCGGCGGTGGCGGTGACGATGGCGACGACGGCCGGGAACGGGCGGCGGCGTCGCTCGCGCAGGCGTACGCCGAGGAGCTACAGTCCCACCTCGAACAGAAGGGCAAGTGGGAACAGATCCGGACGGTCGCCCAGGGCTAGCCCGGCTGCCGGAGCCGGGCGGGAACCGGTCACCCGTCGCCGGAGTGGAACAGCGTCAGCTCCTCGGCCTGATAGATGTTGATGAGTTCGTTGACAAGTTCGTCGTACGACTCGTCGTCGATGCGGAGGCTGTCGAGGCGCTCGATCGTCTCTTCGTCCAGTTGAACCTGCGGCATACGTGAGCCATGACCGCCGACGGGCTTAAACCTGAGCCGTCGCGGCCACGGTCTCTGGTGGTCACCCCGCGCTCACTCCTCGTCGCGAAGCTCTTCGAGTTCCTGCCGGGTCTTCTCGCGCCCCTTCCGGAACTCGCCGATCGCCTCGCCCGAGGACCGGGCGAGCTTCGGGATCTTCTGTGCGCCGAACAGGAGGCCGACGAGCAACAGGATCGCCACG is a window from the Halostella salina genome containing:
- a CDS encoding metal-dependent hydrolase; translation: MELTWHGHSTWRVEVGDTTLLIDPFFDNPHTDLDPSDVETPDYVLLTHGHADHVGHAGEFSDATLVAVPELVSFAEDEFGFEDAVGGMGMNLGGTVECGDAYVTMHRADHTNGINTGYEYSAGPPAGFVVSDTKPTQVSDEESETFYHAGDTGLMTEMRDVIGPHLEPDAAAVPAGDHFTMGPMQAAIAVDWLDVDHAFPMHYDTFPPIEIDTDDFVNEVRGTGSDAEVHVLDGDETFDLTEGY
- a CDS encoding OsmC family protein, which encodes MAKEVHSVSEEGFSTTSQIREFETTIDAEGEEAPDTLEALLAAYAACYVPALRVGAQQRDAGDLGRIEIDATGELNDDDKLESVSFAVSTDADLDDDTGAAVAERAHELCKVGDAVKESLVADVTFE
- a CDS encoding DUF7557 family protein; its protein translation is MPQVQLDEETIERLDSLRIDDESYDELVNELINIYQAEELTLFHSGDG
- a CDS encoding Sec-independent protein translocase subunit TatA/TatB yields the protein MSGVATPLFAAPGGVELVAILLLVGLLFGAQKIPKLARSSGEAIGEFRKGREKTRQELEELRDEE
- a CDS encoding DUF5799 family protein yields the protein MTDSEWTDRIVGDRMTVDQEFSTQVRNSQFSNQEWGMIMTAVELEIEDADDPDAARIVADTSKIDQVLPAIDESRSQMNQMGGAGGGGSGSSGGGIVDGIKDALGLGGGGGGDDGDDGRERAAASLAQAYAEELQSHLEQKGKWEQIRTVAQG